The Armatimonadota bacterium genome includes a window with the following:
- the greA gene encoding transcription elongation factor GreA gives MPQESDIILTPASRARLEAELAVMRTVKRNEIKEAIQKAREYGDLSENFEYAAARREQAILNGRIAEVEAVLARAVMVDEEPGQADVVGLGCVVVLQEDEEEEWEIVITDTHSADPLQDRISCTSPLGKALLRRGVGDVVEVETPGGLRAYTVIRVSQSV, from the coding sequence ATGCCGCAGGAGAGCGATATTATTTTGACGCCGGCCAGCCGCGCGCGTCTTGAGGCGGAGCTTGCTGTGATGCGCACGGTGAAGCGCAACGAGATCAAGGAAGCGATTCAAAAGGCGCGGGAATATGGTGACCTCTCGGAGAACTTTGAGTATGCCGCCGCTCGCCGCGAGCAGGCGATACTGAACGGCCGGATCGCCGAGGTGGAGGCTGTGCTGGCCCGCGCGGTGATGGTTGACGAAGAGCCCGGACAGGCGGATGTTGTGGGCCTGGGCTGCGTGGTGGTGCTGCAGGAGGACGAGGAAGAAGAGTGGGAGATCGTGATTACGGATACCCATTCGGCGGATCCTTTGCAGGATCGGATATCGTGCACCAGCCCGCTTGGAAAAGCGCTATTGCGGCGCGGGGTCGGCGATGTAGTTGAGGTGGAAACTCCGGGCGGATTGCGCGCTTACACGGTAATCCGGGTCTCCCAGAGCGTCTAA
- a CDS encoding methyltransferase domain-containing protein: MMTLPLTNPDSPERIFAVLGMFETTEALNTALELDLFTAAASGPQSAAQIAAETGASERGVRILCDYLTVQGLLIKSNGLYSNPPDVQRFCNRKSQQYLGDIRRFLLGQAREQFRRLTEAVKSGGSTTTHELHGESDHARWVEFARSMAPMMFPAALQLAELVTLPQGESSVLDIAAGHGLFGIQVAARHPGAVVTAQDWPEVLAVARSNAEKFGVASRFRERPGDAFEVEFGTGFDAVLLPNFLHHFDAETIVTLLRKVREALAPAGKVMVLEFIPESDRVSPPGPALFSLVMLATTPRGEAWTFAEYQTMLETAGFGDIALHALANGPQSVVSASKA, translated from the coding sequence ATGATGACCCTCCCACTCACAAATCCGGACTCACCGGAACGCATCTTCGCGGTCCTCGGCATGTTTGAGACTACCGAGGCGCTGAACACCGCGCTTGAACTGGATCTCTTTACGGCAGCGGCTTCCGGCCCGCAGTCTGCGGCGCAGATTGCCGCGGAGACCGGTGCATCCGAGCGCGGAGTGCGCATCCTGTGCGACTACCTGACGGTGCAGGGCCTCCTGATCAAGTCCAACGGCCTCTACTCCAATCCGCCCGACGTCCAGCGCTTTTGCAATCGCAAGTCGCAGCAGTACCTCGGAGATATCCGACGGTTTCTCCTCGGTCAGGCGCGCGAACAGTTTCGGCGCCTTACCGAGGCCGTCAAGTCCGGTGGATCGACGACCACCCACGAACTGCATGGCGAAAGTGATCATGCGAGGTGGGTGGAGTTCGCGCGAAGCATGGCGCCGATGATGTTCCCGGCCGCCTTGCAGCTTGCGGAGCTTGTAACGCTGCCCCAAGGGGAGTCGAGCGTGCTGGATATCGCGGCCGGGCATGGCCTGTTCGGTATTCAGGTGGCAGCGCGGCACCCGGGCGCAGTCGTCACGGCTCAGGATTGGCCTGAAGTGCTGGCGGTCGCGCGGAGCAATGCGGAAAAGTTTGGCGTGGCCAGCCGGTTTCGCGAGCGGCCGGGCGATGCTTTTGAGGTCGAATTCGGTACCGGCTTCGACGCCGTCCTGCTGCCAAACTTCCTCCACCATTTCGACGCCGAAACCATTGTTACGCTGCTTCGCAAGGTCCGGGAGGCGTTGGCGCCCGCGGGAAAGGTGATGGTACTGGAGTTTATTCCCGAGAGCGACCGGGTATCGCCGCCCGGGCCCGCGCTATTCAGCCTCGTAATGCTGGCCACAACCCCACGCGGGGAAGCCTGGACCTTTGCTGAGTACCAGACAATGCTGGAGACCGCCGGCTTCGGCGATATCGCCCTGCATGCCCTGGCGAACGGCCCTCAATCGGTGGTTTCGGCGTCAAAGGCGTAG
- a CDS encoding RHS repeat-associated core domain-containing protein, with the protein MTGFGYDALRRRVSRTASGTTTSTQYAGGAPVTETQGSTFTAAYTLGTDLLRRNGEYPAFEAPGSARAETNSSGTATATQDFDAFGNTIASSGSTSSPYNFAGDWAYQSNGDAGLLHVGARYYDPQVGRFASRDSMLDQIPYVYCGGDPVDWADPTGHFRPTNAELGAIIVGVGGAIIGTVVGIIAAGPVGGIEGGIEGAKTGIAVGAWIGGTVGAGLGGYVGAREDGDNQADALTEGGIAMIGVGLTGMCPALAALWLAK; encoded by the coding sequence GTGACCGGTTTCGGCTATGACGCTCTCCGCCGCCGCGTGAGCCGTACCGCTTCAGGCACCACCACCTCCACGCAGTACGCCGGCGGCGCGCCGGTGACGGAGACGCAGGGCAGCACCTTCACGGCGGCTTACACCCTCGGCACCGACCTGCTCCGGCGTAACGGCGAGTATCCCGCATTCGAGGCGCCGGGCTCGGCCCGCGCCGAAACCAACAGCTCCGGCACGGCTACGGCGACGCAGGATTTCGATGCGTTTGGAAACACGATCGCGAGCAGTGGCTCAACGTCGAGTCCGTACAACTTCGCCGGCGACTGGGCCTACCAGAGCAACGGCGACGCTGGCCTACTACACGTAGGAGCGCGCTATTACGATCCGCAGGTCGGGCGGTTCGCCAGTAGGGACAGTATGCTGGACCAGATACCGTATGTGTACTGTGGTGGGGATCCCGTGGACTGGGCGGATCCAACTGGGCATTTTCGTCCCACTAACGCAGAACTCGGTGCAATCATCGTTGGCGTTGGCGGGGCGATAATAGGCACGGTCGTTGGCATAATCGCTGCTGGCCCAGTCGGTGGAATCGAGGGCGGAATCGAAGGCGCAAAGACGGGTATCGCGGTCGGCGCATGGATTGGAGGGACTGTCGGTGCGGGACTTGGAGGCTACGTAGGAGCCCGAGAGGACGGGGACAACCAAGCCGATGCGCTCACCGAGGGCGGAATCGCGATGATAGGTGTCGGGTTGACCGGCATGTGCCCGGCGCTCGCGGCGTTATGGCTGGCAAAATGA